The following proteins are co-located in the Campylobacter concisus genome:
- a CDS encoding HAD family hydrolase, whose amino-acid sequence MKKTILFDLDGTLIDSTSAILKGFDKAFLSHGKKEPDHNALKSLVGHPLEIMFERLGASKNLIDSYIKEYKACYEKIYLDETVLLDYASEALKEASSFADVGIVTTKTSKFSIILLEHLGVMKYIKTVIGRDDVTNPKPNPEPINLALTRLNKDKNNAFMVGDTIMDLMAAQAAFVTGVGLTCGYGQKSDLEKFSKHIFSNPFEAVSFIKEV is encoded by the coding sequence ATGAAAAAAACCATACTTTTTGATTTAGACGGTACGCTTATTGATTCAACTTCTGCTATTTTAAAAGGATTTGATAAAGCTTTCTTATCCCATGGTAAAAAAGAGCCAGACCATAATGCATTAAAGTCTTTGGTTGGTCATCCGCTTGAAATAATGTTTGAAAGACTTGGTGCAAGCAAAAATTTAATTGATAGCTATATAAAAGAGTATAAAGCTTGCTACGAAAAAATTTACCTTGATGAGACGGTACTCTTAGATTATGCAAGTGAAGCATTGAAGGAAGCAAGTAGCTTTGCTGATGTTGGTATAGTTACTACGAAAACTTCAAAATTTTCTATTATCTTGCTTGAGCATTTAGGGGTTATGAAATATATAAAAACTGTTATTGGAAGAGACGATGTTACTAATCCAAAACCAAATCCAGAGCCAATAAATTTGGCTTTAACTAGACTTAATAAAGATAAAAATAATGCATTTATGGTAGGTGATACCATTATGGATTTAATGGCCGCACAAGCTGCTTTTGTTACAGGTGTGGGTCTAACTTGTGGATATGGTCAAAAGAGTGATTTGGAGAAATTTAGTAAACATATTTTCTCAAACCCATTTGAAGCCGTTAGCTTTATAAAAGAGGTTTAA
- a CDS encoding OmpA family protein, with protein MKKIALAMVAATAVFASNAAYNYEVTPTIGGVHPEGNLRVKDHNFVGVRAARNLEDFFFDQVELGVDYTQKAKEKTGSLTREGRVLRYHANLVKDIVDFGPVSLYGLVGAGYEDVPAIFVKNEDGGFGQYGFGLRYQVTDRFALKAEARDAIKFEHADHNLFYSLGFGIGLDSKAAPVVAAAPVAAATPAATPVLDDDNDGVPNDIDQCPNTPAGVVVDERGCEKVIVLRDLDVNFAFDSYKVGPKYAAEIKKVADFMGEHPDYKVVLAGHTDSVGAEAYNQKLSEKRAKAVADVLAGYGVSEDKISTVGYGELKPIATNKTKEGRAQNRRVEATFNK; from the coding sequence ATGAAAAAGATTGCTTTAGCTATGGTTGCCGCAACAGCGGTTTTTGCGTCTAACGCAGCATATAATTATGAAGTTACTCCAACTATTGGTGGTGTTCACCCAGAGGGAAATCTACGTGTAAAAGACCATAACTTCGTTGGTGTTAGAGCTGCTAGAAATCTTGAAGATTTTTTCTTTGATCAAGTAGAACTTGGTGTTGATTACACTCAAAAAGCAAAAGAAAAAACAGGTAGCTTAACAAGAGAAGGAAGAGTTCTTAGATATCATGCAAATCTTGTAAAAGATATAGTTGATTTTGGACCAGTTAGTCTATATGGCTTAGTTGGTGCTGGATATGAAGATGTTCCAGCTATTTTTGTTAAAAATGAAGATGGCGGTTTTGGCCAATATGGTTTTGGTTTAAGATATCAAGTAACTGATAGATTTGCTCTTAAAGCAGAAGCAAGAGACGCTATCAAATTTGAACATGCTGATCATAACCTATTCTATTCACTAGGCTTTGGTATCGGTCTTGACTCAAAAGCAGCTCCAGTTGTGGCAGCAGCTCCAGTTGCAGCAGCAACTCCAGCAGCAACTCCAGTTCTTGATGATGATAATGATGGCGTGCCAAATGATATAGATCAATGCCCTAACACTCCAGCTGGCGTGGTTGTTGACGAAAGAGGATGCGAGAAAGTTATCGTTCTTAGAGACCTAGATGTTAACTTTGCATTTGATAGCTATAAAGTCGGACCAAAATATGCAGCTGAGATCAAAAAAGTAGCTGACTTTATGGGCGAACACCCAGATTATAAAGTTGTACTTGCTGGTCACACTGATAGTGTAGGCGCAGAAGCTTATAACCAAAAACTATCTGAAAAAAGAGCAAAGGCAGTAGCTGATGTTCTTGCTGGCTATGGCGTAAGCGAGGATAAAATTTCAACAGTTGGCTACGGTGAGCTTAAACCAATTGCTACAAATAAAACTAAAGAAGGTCGCGCGCAAAATAGACGCGTTGAAGCTACTTTCAATAAATAA
- the rpsI gene encoding 30S ribosomal protein S9 yields the protein MAKVYATGKRKTAVAKVWIKAGSGKIVVNGMDLNTWLGGHEAIKLKVIQPLLVTKQESLIDVVATTLGGGYSAQAEALRHGISRALADMDADFRAALKPKGLLTRDSRVVERKKFGRRKARRSPQFSKR from the coding sequence ATGGCAAAAGTTTATGCAACTGGTAAAAGAAAAACTGCCGTAGCGAAGGTTTGGATAAAAGCTGGAAGCGGTAAAATCGTAGTAAATGGTATGGATCTTAATACTTGGCTTGGTGGACATGAAGCTATAAAGCTTAAAGTAATTCAGCCACTTCTAGTTACTAAACAAGAGAGTTTAATAGATGTAGTAGCTACAACTTTAGGTGGTGGTTATTCAGCACAAGCAGAGGCTTTAAGACACGGTATTTCACGTGCTTTAGCTGATATGGATGCTGATTTTAGAGCAGCACTTAAACCAAAAGGCTTATTAACTAGAGATTCTCGTGTTGTTGAACGTAAGAAATTTGGTAGAAGAAAGGCAAGAAGAAGCCCACAATTCTCTAAACGTTAA
- the rplM gene encoding 50S ribosomal protein L13, with the protein MTKITKPNEVKRDWIVVDAAGKRFGRLLTEVATILRGKNKPCFTPNVDCGDYVIIINASKVEFTGNNKAEDKLYHRHSGYFGSVKSEKFGDLIANKPEKLFKLAVRGMLPKTKLGREMIKKLKVYAGSEHPHTAQIAKKEGK; encoded by the coding sequence ATGACAAAAATAACAAAGCCAAACGAAGTTAAACGAGACTGGATCGTTGTTGATGCAGCTGGTAAACGTTTTGGTAGATTGCTAACTGAGGTAGCAACTATACTTCGTGGCAAAAACAAACCATGCTTCACGCCAAACGTAGATTGTGGCGACTATGTTATCATCATAAATGCTTCAAAAGTAGAATTTACTGGTAATAACAAAGCTGAAGATAAACTTTATCACAGACACTCAGGATATTTTGGTAGCGTAAAGAGTGAAAAATTTGGCGATTTGATAGCAAATAAGCCAGAAAAACTATTTAAATTAGCTGTTCGTGGAATGCTTCCAAAAACTAAACTCGGAAGAGAGATGATAAAAAAACTAAAAGTTTATGCTGGCAGTGAGCATCCTCATACGGCACAAATAGCTAAAAAAGAAGGAAAATAA
- a CDS encoding RecB-like helicase yields the protein MKDFLALEASAGSGKTFALSVRYIALVLRGENINEIIALTFTKKAANEMKERIITTFLDLQNKKDELDKLCKELSLSQDEVIKRRDEKLDRFLQSELKIYTFDAFFSGILKKFSQNLGLSPDYSVQDSLQDLAWKKFVKEASKDQKLLSELALMMIISSQKEASFSQTLAKFYESFGGELKDSGASYPDDSKVRAAQKEINEHIALQNGASDTAKKTFSEQNLFELFKNKVFERESLDYRTFSKIYTSELDRLFNELKEAAKEYILEVERYRLSGFSKLLNVYKYSNLELNKEINALSFADINKLVFKLLVENFDKDVLYFRLDGRINHLLIDEFQDTNVIQYEIILPLITEIVSGYGQNGLGSFFYVGDTKQSIYKFRGGKKELFDKLGDDFSQIDIENLPSNYRSLKALVKFNNAIFEEIYHRYGLSFEPQEPAKKDKELSYKVSGECPYFEAEEDDYGYLRVLSDEDIAGAAVSQVKELLAAGVNASEITVLCWKNSDISLISEVLSSEEIKSVNEGTLELKRTPFVAAIIEYAKFCLFGEEIYEKNVKALINTNPKRLKIKAEDSATKSLFYLAKNLYINMADVDILRLFELSSGYKNLSDFIFNLENFSSKISPKNADGVKIMTVHKSKGLEFAHVIVCDMMSKGRGDDSSFITEYSEKGEWIVKSRISGRENFDPEYAGVLEQMRELEKQENINKIYVAFTRATKSLIIIKQAVPSGNSPSFFSFYTRSDKSEANDYLDLKEFSFGKILPSKSEQKEAIKDEKMPEILKIERQDVEAREQKTSGKNLEAIYFGLAFHYLLEMSEKFDENSLLKAKSLMLNKFYKFLSPDRLEGAFKRAKMLINEPKFLKCIKDKEIYKEQPFKVKNELKQMDLFCIGENEICVIDYKTTDKNIEENKKQVGEYKEALSKFYPKHSIIAVIFYALDGKISYIEV from the coding sequence ATGAAAGATTTTTTAGCCCTAGAAGCAAGTGCTGGAAGCGGGAAAACATTCGCTTTAAGCGTTCGTTATATCGCTTTGGTGCTTAGAGGCGAAAATATAAATGAGATCATCGCTCTAACCTTTACCAAAAAAGCGGCCAATGAGATGAAAGAGCGCATAATCACAACTTTTTTGGACTTACAAAACAAAAAAGACGAGCTTGATAAGCTTTGCAAAGAGCTTAGTTTGAGCCAAGATGAGGTCATAAAAAGACGCGATGAGAAGCTTGATAGGTTTTTGCAAAGTGAGCTAAAAATTTATACATTTGATGCATTTTTTTCTGGAATCCTAAAGAAATTTAGTCAAAATTTAGGGCTTAGTCCTGATTACAGCGTGCAAGATAGTCTGCAAGATCTGGCGTGGAAAAAATTTGTAAAAGAGGCAAGTAAAGATCAAAAGCTTCTTAGTGAGCTTGCACTCATGATGATAATCTCAAGCCAAAAAGAGGCGAGCTTTTCGCAGACTTTGGCTAAATTTTATGAGAGTTTTGGTGGTGAGCTAAAAGATAGTGGTGCAAGCTATCCAGATGATAGCAAGGTAAGAGCAGCGCAAAAGGAGATAAATGAGCATATAGCCTTGCAAAATGGTGCTAGCGATACGGCCAAAAAGACATTTAGTGAGCAAAATTTATTTGAGCTTTTTAAAAACAAGGTCTTTGAAAGAGAGAGCCTGGATTACCGCACTTTTAGCAAAATTTATACAAGTGAGCTTGATAGGCTCTTTAACGAGCTAAAAGAGGCAGCAAAAGAGTATATTTTAGAGGTTGAAAGGTACAGACTTAGCGGTTTTAGTAAGCTCTTAAATGTTTATAAATACTCAAATTTAGAGCTAAATAAAGAGATAAATGCTTTAAGCTTTGCTGATATAAATAAGCTGGTCTTTAAGCTTTTGGTTGAAAATTTTGATAAAGATGTGCTTTATTTTAGGCTTGATGGCCGCATAAATCACCTTTTGATAGATGAGTTTCAAGATACAAACGTGATCCAATATGAGATCATCTTGCCACTTATCACTGAGATCGTTTCAGGATACGGACAAAACGGGCTTGGAAGCTTCTTTTATGTTGGAGATACGAAGCAGAGTATCTATAAATTTAGGGGCGGTAAAAAAGAGCTTTTCGATAAGCTTGGAGATGATTTTAGTCAGATAGATATAGAAAATTTACCAAGTAACTATCGCAGCTTAAAGGCTTTGGTGAAATTTAATAACGCTATTTTTGAAGAAATTTATCATAGATATGGGCTTAGTTTTGAGCCACAAGAGCCAGCTAAAAAAGATAAGGAGCTAAGCTACAAAGTAAGTGGCGAGTGTCCTTATTTTGAAGCCGAGGAAGATGACTATGGCTACTTGCGTGTGCTAAGCGATGAAGATATAGCGGGTGCAGCAGTTTCGCAAGTAAAAGAGCTACTTGCTGCTGGCGTAAATGCAAGTGAGATAACTGTGCTTTGCTGGAAAAATAGCGACATCAGCCTCATCTCAGAGGTGCTTAGCAGTGAGGAGATAAAAAGCGTAAATGAAGGCACCTTGGAGCTAAAGCGAACGCCGTTTGTTGCAGCGATCATCGAGTATGCAAAATTTTGTCTTTTTGGTGAAGAAATTTATGAAAAAAATGTAAAAGCACTCATAAATACAAATCCTAAAAGGCTAAAAATAAAAGCTGAAGATAGTGCGACAAAAAGCCTATTTTATCTAGCTAAAAATTTATATATAAATATGGCTGATGTTGATATTTTAAGGCTTTTTGAGCTAAGTAGTGGCTACAAAAATTTAAGCGATTTTATCTTTAACCTTGAAAATTTCAGCTCTAAAATCAGTCCAAAAAATGCTGATGGCGTAAAGATAATGACTGTTCATAAGTCAAAAGGGCTCGAGTTTGCTCACGTGATAGTTTGTGATATGATGAGTAAGGGCAGGGGCGATGACTCAAGCTTTATAACCGAATATAGCGAAAAAGGCGAGTGGATAGTAAAAAGCCGAATTTCTGGCAGAGAAAATTTTGACCCTGAGTATGCTGGTGTGTTAGAGCAAATGAGAGAGCTTGAGAAGCAAGAAAATATCAATAAAATTTACGTCGCCTTTACAAGAGCCACAAAGTCGCTTATTATCATTAAACAAGCCGTACCAAGTGGAAATAGTCCTAGCTTTTTTTCTTTTTATACTAGAAGCGACAAGAGCGAAGCAAACGACTATCTTGATCTAAAAGAGTTTAGCTTTGGCAAAATTTTGCCTAGTAAGAGCGAGCAAAAAGAGGCTATAAAAGATGAAAAAATGCCTGAAATTTTAAAGATAGAAAGGCAAGATGTAGAGGCAAGAGAGCAAAAAACGAGCGGTAAAAATTTAGAGGCAATCTATTTTGGTTTAGCGTTTCACTATTTGCTCGAGATGAGTGAAAAATTTGATGAAAATTCGCTTTTAAAAGCTAAAAGTTTAATGCTAAATAAATTTTACAAATTTCTCTCACCTGATAGGCTTGAAGGTGCCTTTAAACGGGCAAAAATGCTAATAAATGAGCCAAAATTTCTAAAGTGTATAAAAGATAAAGAAATTTACAAAGAGCAGCCATTTAAAGTAAAAAACGAACTAAAACAGATGGACTTATTTTGTATTGGAGAGAACGAAATTTGTGTGATTGACTATAAAACGACCGATAAAAATATTGAGGAAAATAAAAAACAAGTTGGAGAATACAAAGAGGCATTAAGTAAATTTTATCCAAAGCATAGTATAATCGCCGTCATCTTCTACGCTCTTGATGGAAAAATTTCATATATTGAAGTTTAA
- a CDS encoding PD-(D/E)XK nuclease family protein, which produces MHNLNQLFVFTNSRKIREFNASFNDELIPKSLSIAEFYKKIVYVDGRFEIDSTYALVLMNRACASVKKANSVLKIPTEFFEFLKNNDYLFSFFKELAISKKSISEIKFNDIYANFEEHLNILEAVLKEYESLLDRENLYDDITLPKIYNINEAYIKSFSEISLHIDGILSEFEWEILEKISKLTTLKIIFQTSVFNTKLINKIKQISAISEIENYKKYELNLKTNELICLENIKKFEPVLEKRFATRSLQCAYAMAKASEFVREGIKPENIAVILPDESFSEILRLHDSNKIFNYAMGESFKNTKFYEALFYITRAINEEVRPIFDQNKCESYEELGFILNTLSVSEELFNKFKSSYFDLCDFAKFKELIDELLMLENEPRCEEKLALELFRIENLCRYFSFSLKQLSEIFLLNISRLSIDDVGGGKISVMGMLESRGMKFDGVVIVDFNDNFIPARSTNEMFLNSKVRQKAGLISYLERENLQRFYYESLINNAKKVAISCVLNEESIPSRFLKNFKTIKDEKFSDEAYLKLFLKGSTSLNLSDDEIILEHDFFTKPLSFSTLNLFLTCPRKYYYAKIAGIKGAKAIATEPGSKQGNSVHKALYEYYTSDFYRQKNIFDLAIFKEILAKQDFSSLELEIWSQKFKEYAEFENERLSAGFRVLECEKDIESDFCDVKIKGIIDRIDASPDGEPFILDYKTGEANANSLQLAFYEALYGSEVKSAYFALKNEPVLISSKKSVDDLRAEIENLKSINNTKINFERKSGACKFCEYAILCRREL; this is translated from the coding sequence ATGCATAACTTAAACCAACTTTTTGTCTTTACGAACTCGCGTAAGATTCGTGAATTTAATGCAAGTTTTAATGATGAGCTAATCCCAAAAAGCCTAAGTATCGCTGAGTTTTATAAAAAGATAGTTTATGTAGATGGTAGGTTTGAGATTGATAGCACCTATGCTTTGGTGCTTATGAATAGAGCCTGTGCTAGCGTCAAAAAGGCAAACTCTGTTCTTAAAATTCCAACTGAGTTTTTTGAATTTTTGAAAAATAATGACTATCTTTTTTCATTTTTTAAAGAGCTAGCTATTAGTAAAAAGAGTATCTCTGAGATCAAATTTAACGATATTTACGCTAATTTTGAGGAGCATTTAAACATACTTGAAGCGGTTTTAAAAGAGTATGAGAGCTTGCTTGATAGAGAAAATCTCTACGATGATATAACCTTGCCAAAAATTTATAACATAAATGAAGCTTACATCAAAAGCTTTAGTGAAATTTCACTGCATATAGATGGAATTTTAAGTGAATTTGAGTGGGAAATTTTAGAGAAAATCTCAAAGCTAACTACGCTAAAAATTATCTTTCAAACTAGCGTTTTCAACACAAAGCTAATCAATAAAATAAAGCAAATTTCAGCTATTAGCGAGATTGAAAATTACAAAAAATATGAGCTAAATTTAAAGACAAATGAGCTAATTTGCTTAGAAAATATCAAAAAATTTGAGCCAGTTTTAGAAAAGCGATTTGCCACTAGAAGCCTGCAATGTGCCTACGCTATGGCAAAGGCGAGCGAGTTTGTGCGTGAGGGCATAAAGCCTGAAAACATCGCTGTTATATTGCCAGATGAGAGTTTTAGTGAAATTTTAAGGCTACATGATAGCAATAAAATTTTTAACTACGCTATGGGCGAGAGCTTTAAAAATACAAAATTTTATGAAGCGCTTTTTTACATCACAAGAGCGATAAACGAAGAGGTAAGGCCGATTTTTGATCAAAATAAGTGTGAGAGCTACGAGGAGCTTGGCTTTATCTTGAACACGCTTAGCGTAAGTGAAGAGCTTTTTAATAAATTTAAATCAAGCTACTTTGATCTTTGTGACTTTGCTAAATTTAAAGAGCTAATAGACGAGCTTTTAATGCTTGAAAATGAGCCAAGATGCGAAGAGAAGCTCGCGCTTGAGCTTTTTAGGATTGAGAATTTATGTAGGTATTTTAGCTTTAGCTTAAAGCAGTTAAGTGAAATTTTTTTGCTAAATATATCACGCCTTAGCATCGATGATGTGGGTGGTGGAAAGATCAGTGTCATGGGCATGCTTGAGAGCCGTGGAATGAAATTTGATGGTGTGGTCATAGTTGATTTTAATGATAACTTCATCCCAGCAAGAAGCACAAACGAGATGTTTTTAAACTCGAAAGTGAGGCAAAAAGCAGGACTTATAAGCTACCTTGAGCGTGAAAATTTGCAGAGATTTTACTATGAAAGTCTTATAAACAATGCCAAAAAGGTCGCCATAAGCTGTGTTTTAAACGAAGAGAGTATTCCTTCAAGATTTTTAAAAAATTTCAAAACAATAAAAGATGAGAAATTTAGTGACGAGGCGTATTTAAAATTATTTTTAAAAGGAAGTACAAGCCTAAATTTAAGCGATGATGAGATCATTTTGGAGCATGATTTTTTCACTAAACCGCTATCATTTTCGACACTAAATTTATTTCTAACTTGCCCAAGAAAGTATTATTACGCAAAGATAGCTGGTATAAAAGGAGCAAAAGCAATAGCAACTGAGCCAGGATCTAAGCAAGGAAATAGCGTGCATAAGGCGCTTTATGAATACTATACGAGTGATTTTTATAGACAAAAAAATATATTTGATTTGGCTATTTTTAAAGAAATACTTGCAAAGCAAGATTTTTCTTCGCTTGAGCTTGAGATTTGGTCGCAGAAATTTAAAGAATACGCAGAGTTTGAAAATGAACGTTTAAGTGCTGGCTTTAGAGTGCTTGAGTGTGAAAAAGATATAGAGAGTGATTTTTGTGATGTAAAGATAAAAGGCATTATCGATAGGATCGATGCTAGCCCTGATGGCGAGCCTTTTATACTTGATTATAAAACTGGTGAGGCAAATGCGAACTCACTTCAGCTTGCATTTTATGAAGCACTTTATGGCAGCGAGGTAAAAAGTGCTTATTTTGCTCTAAAGAATGAACCTGTGCTTATTAGCTCAAAAAAAAGTGTAGATGATCTAAGGGCTGAGATAGAAAATCTAAAGAGTATAAATAACACTAAGATAAATTTTGAAAGAAAAAGCGGAGCTTGTAAATTTTGCGAGTATGCCATACTTTGTAGGAGAGAGTTATGA
- a CDS encoding flavin reductase, with amino-acid sequence MHKELNRQGFYYGFPVLLATTKDKNANDDITVLSSSWTLGNTMVLGIGIENQGFKNIKNGSDITLNLCDESLLEAVQKMEKLTGDSNVPEEKKNLGYTYEHDKFKVANLSKEPGIKAKTVRIKECKIQLETVVEKIELKEWFSIVTCKITGIFVDENLLKDEKIDTQKWHPLIYKFKEYVGTCERLGLNFGFKEI; translated from the coding sequence ATGCATAAAGAGTTAAACAGACAAGGTTTTTACTACGGCTTTCCGGTTTTGCTAGCCACCACAAAAGATAAAAACGCGAACGATGATATCACGGTGCTTTCATCTTCTTGGACGTTAGGAAATACAATGGTGCTTGGCATAGGCATTGAAAATCAAGGCTTTAAAAATATCAAAAATGGTTCAGATATCACACTAAATTTATGTGATGAGAGTCTGCTAGAAGCTGTGCAAAAAATGGAAAAACTAACTGGTGATAGTAACGTACCAGAAGAAAAAAAGAATCTTGGCTACACCTACGAGCACGACAAATTTAAGGTGGCAAATCTCAGCAAAGAGCCTGGCATAAAAGCAAAAACCGTCAGGATAAAAGAGTGCAAGATACAGTTAGAAACGGTTGTAGAAAAGATAGAGTTAAAAGAGTGGTTTAGCATAGTTACTTGCAAGATTACAGGCATTTTTGTAGATGAAAATTTACTAAAAGATGAAAAGATAGATACGCAAAAATGGCATCCACTAATCTATAAATTTAAAGAATATGTCGGCACTTGCGAGCGTTTGGGATTAAATTTTGGATTTAAAGAGATTTGA
- a CDS encoding FixH family protein, producing MDKKTFWPYAIVLSFIAIIIACAVTIIIALKHPVEMDSSYMQSYQNVDENITFIKESEKRFDEKFDLKFESNFNALNAKFKFHLTPKKGEISALKYEILLTRPQTNKENKILRASWQENNLVSEETSLKEGRWQLLLRLSDTNDTRYYKFDLNVTK from the coding sequence ATGGATAAAAAAACCTTTTGGCCTTATGCTATCGTGCTTAGTTTCATTGCTATCATTATCGCTTGCGCAGTAACGATCATCATAGCGCTGAAACATCCAGTCGAAATGGATAGCTCTTATATGCAAAGCTACCAAAATGTCGATGAAAACATAACCTTTATCAAAGAGAGTGAAAAACGCTTTGATGAGAAATTTGATCTAAAATTTGAGTCAAATTTTAATGCCCTAAATGCTAAGTTTAAATTTCATCTAACTCCTAAAAAAGGAGAAATTTCAGCTTTGAAATATGAAATTTTACTCACTCGCCCACAGACAAATAAAGAAAATAAAATTTTAAGAGCTTCATGGCAAGAAAATAATCTAGTAAGTGAAGAAACAAGCCTAAAAGAAGGTAGATGGCAACTACTTTTAAGGCTAAGTGACACTAATGATACAAGGTATTATAAATTTGATCTTAATGTCACAAAATGA
- a CDS encoding DUF4006 family protein, producing MENKNRNIFALNGISGYLVAVLLLLSILGVLTYIGIGLQKDVATKPYSLKDASSIEMKSVDNAKHVIIKE from the coding sequence ATGGAAAATAAAAATAGAAATATCTTTGCTTTAAATGGCATTAGCGGTTATTTGGTGGCAGTTTTGCTTTTGCTATCTATCCTTGGCGTACTTACTTATATTGGTATTGGCTTGCAAAAAGATGTAGCAACCAAGCCTTACTCATTAAAAGATGCAAGTAGCATTGAGATGAAGAGCGTTGATAACGCTAAACACGTCATTATAAAGGAGTAG
- a CDS encoding cbb3-type cytochrome c oxidase N-terminal domain-containing protein: MQWLNLEDNINLLALIGAILIIVLTVVVAGKYVGQMKVKKDESVELSEHNWDGIGEYKNPVPFGWAVVFLLTLVWAIWYYLLGYPLNSYSQIGEYNKEVKEANAKFEKEYSNPSKETLHAMGESVFLVQCSACHGITGDGIGGKAANLQIWGSEQGIIDTILNGSKGLDYPMGEMPAGLADADGAKAIAAYVAKEISAIKSTKNENLVAMGKELYVACAACHGDDGKGMDGMSADISKYGSSEFIVDVLNRGKNGNIGVMPKFNDGRLNEIQQKAVGEYVISLSKGE; encoded by the coding sequence ATGCAATGGCTAAATTTAGAAGATAATATAAATTTACTTGCGTTAATAGGTGCCATCTTAATTATCGTACTAACTGTCGTTGTAGCTGGTAAGTATGTTGGTCAAATGAAAGTTAAAAAAGATGAAAGTGTAGAGCTTAGCGAGCATAACTGGGATGGGATAGGCGAGTATAAAAATCCAGTTCCATTCGGTTGGGCGGTAGTTTTTTTACTAACGCTTGTTTGGGCGATCTGGTATTATTTACTTGGTTATCCACTAAATTCTTACTCACAAATCGGTGAATATAATAAAGAGGTAAAAGAGGCAAACGCTAAATTTGAAAAAGAGTATTCAAACCCAAGCAAAGAAACGCTTCACGCTATGGGAGAGAGCGTATTTTTGGTGCAATGCTCAGCATGTCATGGCATCACAGGCGATGGCATTGGTGGCAAAGCTGCAAATTTGCAAATTTGGGGTAGCGAACAAGGAATAATTGATACGATACTAAATGGCTCAAAAGGGCTTGATTATCCTATGGGTGAGATGCCAGCAGGGCTAGCTGATGCTGATGGAGCAAAGGCTATCGCAGCTTATGTTGCAAAAGAGATAAGTGCTATAAAAAGTACAAAAAATGAAAATTTAGTAGCTATGGGAAAAGAGCTTTACGTAGCTTGTGCAGCTTGTCACGGAGATGATGGCAAAGGCATGGATGGTATGTCGGCTGATATTAGTAAATATGGTTCAAGTGAGTTCATCGTAGATGTACTAAATCGTGGTAAAAACGGCAACATCGGTGTTATGCCTAAATTTAATGATGGCAGGCTAAACGAGATACAACAAAAAGCAGTTGGCGAATATGTCATATCGCTATCAAAGGGCGAATAA
- a CDS encoding cytochrome c oxidase, cbb3-type, CcoQ subunit, with the protein MMDIRELQAYGYFILTAFLAITLYAYFFHLYKSEKQGRRNYEKYSKLALDDEIGSKILEQKATKESVCNG; encoded by the coding sequence ATAATGGATATTAGAGAACTTCAAGCTTATGGCTATTTTATTTTGACAGCATTCTTAGCTATCACTTTGTACGCTTATTTTTTTCATCTTTACAAAAGTGAAAAGCAAGGTAGAAGAAATTATGAGAAATATTCGAAATTAGCCCTAGATGATGAGATCGGAAGTAAAATTTTAGAGCAAAAGGCTACAAAGGAGAGCGTATGCAATGGCTAA